One window of Terriglobia bacterium genomic DNA carries:
- a CDS encoding ABC transporter permease: MIPSWNKSFPQDFHYALRRLTAHRLSTISLIVVLSLGIGATTTIFCLVSGVLIRPLPVEHLGRLAVLIGAPSPPGQDRLLWWSRLPSFAALSEYDSGEGVLTRKDNSRSVSMAAVSLHFFDVFGVSCSLGRNFNPDDMESGHSRVAILSRGLWLTTFGGDKDVVGQSILVNGKLYTVIGVMSQFFVYPGNTDIWIPRINRDAQMAMGENSQGALPPLLRAQTLVGRLRTDGMLDQARSEAQALFVQLKEEFGTTGVQFGTGVRITPLRELLVQNFRPAVWTLFASAAFLLLIASLNSAILILAQAAARQREIAIRGCLGATQPHIVRLILIEAFCPTIFSGALGVLMAYWGTESVRKVAPIEIPGLLSVHIDHNVLLFALFVSMTVTLMVGAAGAIHAARIGHVQSLAKEVYRSHGGISRGLQKIFVVLQVSLTMTLLTGAALVVQSFLHLVAVKPGFDAKEVLTTKVTLSKSFYSDSEKVTQLHKELFERIHELPGVNAAGTVDYVPMGGATGGYLYFDAMGRAPAGEARMFTIGGDYFRAMGIPILNGRSFESTDTGAGQGVVIISETLARTIWGSKTPIGEYLSVEGERMIREIVGVVGDVKFTALGEDPEAQIYFPITQTFRRVPLLNFTLVTRGPKDAKGLMSVIDGRVLSADRGVVFLSTSRMEALVSRSIGSVRFRGFLLSIFATVALLLAVVGVYGVVAYSVARRSHEFGVRISLGAQRHQILAMVLIEGGQLAICGVIVGTLISLGLGRFIGSLLFGVNSTDIMTFTGSASFLAITTLVACMLPAVKACRVEPVEALRYE, encoded by the coding sequence ATGATTCCTTCATGGAACAAGAGCTTTCCCCAGGATTTTCATTACGCATTGAGACGGTTGACTGCTCATAGGCTTTCAACCATTAGTCTAATAGTGGTGCTCAGTCTGGGTATCGGGGCGACCACTACGATTTTCTGCCTGGTGTCTGGGGTCCTGATTCGCCCTCTGCCAGTTGAGCATTTGGGGCGCCTGGCTGTTCTTATTGGCGCACCCTCACCCCCAGGCCAGGACCGACTTTTGTGGTGGAGTCGTTTACCAAGTTTTGCAGCTCTCTCCGAGTATGACTCTGGAGAAGGCGTGCTGACGAGGAAGGACAACTCAAGGTCTGTTTCAATGGCGGCCGTCTCATTGCACTTTTTCGACGTTTTTGGGGTTTCCTGTTCCTTGGGCCGCAATTTCAATCCAGACGACATGGAATCAGGCCACAGCAGAGTTGCTATCTTGAGCCGCGGTCTGTGGTTAACAACTTTCGGCGGAGACAAAGATGTGGTGGGCCAAAGTATTCTTGTTAACGGAAAGTTATATACCGTGATTGGTGTCATGTCTCAATTCTTCGTCTATCCGGGAAATACTGACATTTGGATCCCCCGCATTAATCGCGATGCTCAAATGGCAATGGGCGAGAACTCTCAGGGCGCTTTGCCTCCTCTGCTTCGAGCACAGACATTGGTGGGCCGTCTTCGAACGGACGGAATGCTCGACCAAGCTCGATCAGAAGCGCAAGCCTTGTTTGTCCAACTGAAGGAGGAATTCGGCACGACTGGCGTTCAATTTGGTACGGGAGTGAGAATCACGCCGCTTAGGGAATTACTTGTCCAAAATTTCCGCCCTGCCGTTTGGACACTGTTCGCTAGCGCGGCGTTCCTGCTACTGATCGCATCTCTGAACTCTGCCATTCTAATACTGGCTCAAGCAGCAGCCCGGCAGAGGGAAATCGCTATTCGTGGCTGCTTAGGAGCAACTCAGCCACATATAGTGCGACTCATCCTCATAGAAGCTTTCTGTCCTACAATCTTCAGCGGCGCCCTTGGTGTTTTAATGGCCTATTGGGGGACCGAGAGTGTGCGTAAAGTTGCCCCGATTGAGATTCCAGGATTGCTGAGTGTCCACATCGACCACAATGTGCTCTTATTTGCCCTTTTTGTCTCGATGACGGTAACTCTAATGGTAGGAGCAGCCGGAGCAATTCACGCTGCCAGAATTGGGCATGTCCAGTCGCTTGCGAAAGAAGTGTACAGGTCCCACGGGGGAATCAGCCGCGGGTTGCAGAAAATATTTGTGGTTCTTCAGGTAAGCCTAACAATGACTCTTTTAACTGGTGCAGCTCTCGTCGTTCAAAGTTTCTTACATCTGGTTGCAGTGAAGCCGGGGTTCGATGCAAAAGAGGTTCTAACGACGAAAGTGACTTTGTCGAAGTCATTCTATTCAGACTCCGAGAAGGTCACGCAGCTTCACAAGGAGTTATTCGAGAGAATTCATGAGCTACCCGGGGTCAATGCGGCCGGCACCGTAGACTATGTTCCCATGGGTGGTGCAACCGGTGGTTATCTTTACTTTGATGCCATGGGCAGAGCTCCAGCCGGAGAAGCCCGAATGTTCACAATCGGCGGTGATTATTTTCGGGCCATGGGAATCCCCATTCTGAATGGGCGCTCGTTCGAAAGCACGGATACTGGGGCGGGTCAAGGAGTGGTAATCATCAGTGAAACGCTCGCTCGTACCATTTGGGGTTCGAAGACTCCAATCGGAGAATACCTTTCGGTCGAAGGCGAGCGGATGATCCGCGAGATTGTTGGTGTAGTCGGAGATGTAAAGTTCACTGCTCTGGGAGAAGACCCGGAGGCGCAAATCTATTTTCCCATAACACAGACATTTAGGCGTGTTCCGCTCCTTAATTTTACTTTAGTCACCCGGGGCCCTAAAGATGCGAAGGGCCTGATGAGCGTGATCGATGGCAGAGTTCTATCAGCAGATCGAGGTGTGGTCTTCCTGAGCACCTCTAGAATGGAGGCCTTGGTATCACGCTCGATCGGATCGGTCCGTTTTCGTGGATTTCTCCTGTCGATATTCGCCACAGTAGCACTTTTGCTTGCCGTCGTCGGGGTGTACGGTGTTGTTGCATATTCAGTTGCTCGTCGAAGTCATGAGTTTGGAGTCAGAATTTCTTTGGGTGCACAGCGACATCAGATTTTGGCTATGGTTTTGATTGAGGGGGGACAATTAGCAATCTGCGGTGTGATAGTGGGCACCTTGATCTCACTCGGACTAGGCCGATTTATAGGCAGCCTGTTGTTTGGAGTTAACTCCACCGATATCATGACATTTACGGGATCTGCTTCGTTCCTCGCAATAACGACATTAGTTGCGTGCATGCTTCCTGCCGTAAAAGCTTGTAGGGTGGAGCCCGTCGAGGCCCTTAGGTATGAGTGA